Part of the Stackebrandtia endophytica genome is shown below.
CCTACCCGGCGGTCGGTTCGTCGAACAGCTCATCCACGGTGGTGACCAAGGCAGCCCTGCCGAGCCACCGATCCAGCTGAGCCAGATCACCACAGTTCGCGATCCGATCCCACGCCATCTGCGGAACCTCCACACCCCGGCTGCCCAAAACCTTCAACAGCGCCCGCGCCTCACCTCGGGCCTCACCACGAGCCTCACCTCGGGCCTCGCCTCGGGCCTCACCCTTGGCCTCCGCCGCCGCGGCCAGCTCACGGGCATAGTCGTTCTGATACGCGTAAGTACGGGTACTCATGATGTCCCTCCAATACCGCCAAGCCGCGCCACCAAACTGGGTCTTGCCTCAGGTCGTGGTGAGTTGCGCCCGGGCCGCCGAATGCGGCGCCTGGCTGCGTTGTCGTCGGCGCCAGTACAAAGCCCGTACTGACCCCTCCTCCGCCTTGCCATGCATCCACCTCGACGCCCCGCATCCAAGACCAGAGTGCAACGCGACCACGTTGAAAAAGAGTGTCTGGAATCGACCAGACACTCTTTAAGCGCGGTGAACATAAGGTCAGAATACGTTGTCGCCGTGTCGACGGCGAGTGTGTTGAAAGCGACGCTGAGTGCGCCCAACACCATTCCGCCGGCGCGGTCTCCATGCGCCAAGGCCGACAGCATCGCCAATCCGAGGTGACGTGCCGCCTCGGCGGCGTCGTCGATGACCGGAATATCGGCGTACGAGATCACGATGGGACACAGCTGGATCGTGCCGAAGCCGAAGTCGTGAGTTCGCCGGCACCCCCTGGCCTCCGTCTCCTTCGGACATAGGACCACCAGGACGGTGGGACAGTCGTATTGATTGATCGCGGTGACCGTGTAACTGAGCCAACTGGCCCACTTCTCGTCCTTGTAGGACCGTTGAACCTCGAAGACGATGCTGAGGACCGGCCGGCCTCGGCGATCGCGGAGCGTCTGCACCGCATCGGCTCGCCGTTCGATCGGGATGCTCTCGCCGCAATCCTCGGATTCGTCACGGACCTCGACATAGGACGGAAGATCCAGACCGCCGATCTGGTGAATCAGCTCGGGCACCAGCGGCTTGGCCTGGCGCGCGAGGTCGATGAGTACTTCGTGTTCGGTGGTGACCACAGGGGATGACTCCATAGAGACCGGGGGAATCGGCGCCGTGACGGCTCACGACGCCGATAACTCTATGTCATCAATCAATATCCATATGTTATGGATTACGGAAGGCGCCAGTCGATCGGTTCGGCGCCCTGCTTCTCCAGCAACTCATTGGCACGACTGAACGGTGTCGAACCGAAGAAGCCGTTGCGTGCCGACAGTGGACTGGGGTGCGCTGACTCCACACAGGGCACTCCTCCCAACATCGGCTTGAGGTTGCGGGCGTCGCGTCCCCAAAGGATCGCCACCAGAGGACCACCGCGCTCGGCCAATGCGCGAATGGCCTGCTCGGTGACCTTCTCCCACCCCTTGCCGCGGTGAGCGCCGGGCTTACCGGGAGCCGTCGTCAACGCCCGGTTGAGCAACAGCACCCCCTGCTCCGCCCACGGGGTCAGGTCCCCGTTGGCGGGCTGCGGGTACCCGAGGTCACTGACGTACTCCTTGAAGATGTTCCGAAGGCTCGCCGGAATCGGGCGAACGTCCGGAGCAACCGAGAAGCTCAATCCCACCGCGTGGCCGGGGGTCGGATAAGGGTCCTGTCCCACCAACAGCACCCGCACCTGATCGAACGGTTGGGAGAAGGCCCTCAGAACGTTGTCGCCGGCGGGGAGGTAAGTGCGTCCCTCGGCGACCTCGGTCCGGAGGAACTCCCCCATCGCGCTTATCTGATCGGCGACTGGCTCCAATGCCTTGGCCCAGCCGGATTCCACAATTTCATCCAATGGTCTAGCCACGGCTACGAGACTAGATGACGCCTGGGACACCCCCACCACACAGCCGGTGTGCCGCAACCGATCACAACGTTCCCAACGACTGGAAGGTCAGGTGATAGCCGGCGTCGCGCAGCGCGGCCGTCAGGTGCTCCGCGTGGTCCTCGCCCCGCGTCTCGACCGACAGGGCGACCGCTACCTCCCCCAACGCGAGCCGGGGATCGTATCGCTGATGCATGACGTCGATGACGTTGCCACCGCGTTCGGCTATCAGCCCGAGGATGGAGGCCAGCACTCCCGGCTGGTCGGGGCAGCGGACCGTGAATCGCAGGAAGCGTCCCGAGGCGGCCAGCCCGTGTTCGATCAGCCGCAGCAGCAACAGCGGGTCGATGTTGCCGCCGGACAGCACGACGACGACCGGGGGTTCGACGTGGGCGGCCTTGGCCAGCAATGCCGCCACGCCCACGGCGCCAGCTGGTTCCACGAGTAGTTTGTTGCGTTCCAACAGGAGGAGAACCGCCTGGGAGATCTCCTCCTCCGATACGGTGACGACGTCGTCCACGAGTTTCCGGACGTGCTCGAAGGTGAGCGTTCCGGGTCGGCTCACCCGGATTCCGTCGGCCATGGTCGCCGCATGAGGTAGGTCCACGGGGCTTCCCGCCCGCAACGACGGTGGGTAGGCCGCCGATCCCTGCGCTTGAATTCCGATGACCCTCACGTCGGGGCGCAACGCCTTCGCGACGACTCCGATGCCCGATATCAGTCCACCGCCGCCGACACCGGCGATGATGGTCTTCACCTCGGGGCACTGTTCGAAGATCTCGAGTGCGACCGTCCCCTGCCCCGCGATCACGTCGGCGTGGTCGAACGGATGGATGAACACCGCGCCGGTCCGTTGTGAGAAGTCACGTGCGGCGGCCAGAGCGTCTTCGACGCTGGAGCCGACCAGTTCGACTCGGGCACCGTATCCCCGGGTCGCGGCGACTTTGGGAAGTGGTGCGCCCGACGGCATGAACACCGTGGCGGCTATACCGAGTTCGGCCGCCGCGACCGCGACCCCCTGCGCGTGGTTGCCGGCGCTGGCGGCGACGACCCCGGCAGCTCGTTCCAGTTCGGTGAGGCGGCTGATTCGGGTGTAGGCGCCGCGGACCTTGTAGGCGCCGGCGCGCTGCACATTCTCACATTTGTAGTAGACCGGCCCGTCCAGGTCGGAAAGCCCACGGGAGGGCTCCAGGGGCGTGGGACGGACGATGTCGGCAAGGGTCCGCGCCGCCTGCTGGACATCGTCGATGGTGACCAGTCGCGTCATGGTCGAGATCATGCCAGAGGACAGCCGGTAACCTCCCGTTACCGCGACGCCTGAAGTAGCGGTGGCGTGGCGCGATTGCGACGCCACCGCCCGAGTGTCAGCCCTCGAATGAGGCGAGCTTGACGATCTTCACCTTCAGCTGGGCTCCGGAGGGCGCTTCGTAGGTGACGGTGTCCCCTTCGGCGTGGCCCAGGATCGCGGTGCCCAGCGCCGACTCAGGACTGTAGACGGTCAGGTCGGTGGTTCCCGACATCTCGCGGGATCCGAGCAGGAACGTCTCGGTGTCATCAAGGTCCTCGTCGAAGGCGACGGTGACGACACTTCCGGCGGCGACCTCTCGGGAGGACGGTGCCTCCCCGACCTCCGCGGTGCGCAGCAGGTCCTCAAGGTAGCGGATGCGGGACTCCATCTTGCCCTGCTCCTCCTTGGCGGCATGGTAACCGCCGTTCTCCTTGAGATCACCCTCTTCACGGCGGGCGTTGATCTCGGCGGCCATAGCCGGGCGTCCGGCGATCAGTTCGGCAAGCTCGGCGGCGAGTCGGTCGTGGGCCTCTTGGGTAAGCCACGCCCCGGTGGGATTGTTCTGAGACACGATCGCATCCTCCCGGACGGAAGTGTTGATTCGGATTGATGGTGTGCGACGACCCCTCACCCGGCGGGTGGCTGTGGGGATGTGTCGCGTCGAGGTCGGTTCGGTTAGCTGAAGTCGGCTAACGAAGCGGCGTAGCAACGTTGGAGTTCACCGGTTACCGGCTTGTCCGTCGTCGCGAGCACGTACTCGACGGTGAGACGAGGTTCCGTGGCGGTGATCAGGACTTCTGCCATTCCCACCTGTGCGCCGTCTGCTGACCTTGCTCTGACTCGGCAGACGGCCGACTCTCCGGCCGGTTTATACACCTCGAAGGTGATCGACACCGAGTTCTCCGCGGTCTCGAACGCCAACACCTGACCGTGGTATTCCCGGTCGCCGTACTGGTCGTACAGCTTGTAGGCGATCGCGACACCCGCGATCACCACGACGAGCGCCGCCAAGCCGGTCAACCACTTGGATACACGTCGGGTCGCATTGTTGCCTGGACCCACGACGGCGCCGGCACGACGGCGGCCATAGCGGCCCGGAGGAAACTGCCCGATAGTGTCGCGCGTCTCGTCCATGTTCACCGCCTGTTCCTTATGACTCGTCGTACCGTTCGGGAAGAATCGATTCTGACAGACGGTTGTTTACGACAACCGCCGGTCTCCGATCGGGCCGAAGTCGGCCCGCCCAACTGTGAAGGTACCAAGGTATGACAGAGCAACTGCGCTTGATGTGTGTCCACGCTCACCCTGACGACGAATCGAGCAAGGGTGCCGCCGCGATGGCCCGGTATGTCAACGAGGGCGTGGACGTGCTCGTGGCGACCTGCACCGGTGGCGAACGAGGCAGCGTGCTCAACAAGAAGTTGGACCGTCCCGAGGTGTGGCGGGACATCACGCAGATTCGCGCCAAGGAGATGGAGCGTGCGCGCGAGATTCTGGGTGTGAAGCAGGCCTGGCTGGGGTTCGTCGATTCGGGTTTGCCGGACGGATGGCTGCCCGATTCGGACATCCCACTGCCGGAGGATTGTTTCTACCTGGAGCCGCTGGAGGTCGCCGCCGCACCGTTGGTTCGCCTGATTCGACAGTTCAGGCCACATGTGGTGACCACCTATGACGAGGACGGTGGCTACCCGCACCCCGACCATCTCAAGACCCACCAGATCACCATGGAGGCGTTCGACGCCGCCGGCGATCCGGATCGGTACCGGGAGTTCGGGGAGGCCTGGCAACCGTCCAAGTTGTACTACAACATGTCGTTCGGCCGGGCTCGCATCACCGCGCTGCACGAGGCGTTGTTGGCCGAGGGGTTGGAGTCGCCGTACGCCGACTGGCTCACCAATAGGGACTGGACCGAGGACAAGGGCCCCCGGGTGACCACAAGGGTCGAATGCGCCGATTTCTTCCCGGTGCGTGACGACGCACTGCGTGCGCACGCCACCCAGATCGACCCGGAGGGTTGGTGGTTCCAGGTTCCCCTTGAACTGCAACAGAAGGCATGGCCCACTGAGGACTTCGAACTGGTGAAGTCCCACGTGGAGACCACCATGCCGGAGGAGGACCTGTTCGCCGGACTGCGGTGACGACCGTTTGTAGCGGTCCATTCCCCGTCGGCGGCGAAGGCGCCGCCAAACGCACTCCCGACACCACCGCCCCCGGCAGGAGATTCTCCTCGCCATGGATTTAAGTACGACGTTGGAACGGGACGGCGACTACGTGGCTTTCACGGCCATCCCCGTGACACCCGAAGGCATGACACGGCTCAGTTCGAACGCTGGGCCGTGTCTTTCGGTGCCTGGTTTCTGAGGTTGCCTGGTTTCTGAGCGCCTGGTTTCTTGGTTCCGGTTCTTGGCACTGGGTTTCTCGGCGCCGAGCCGTATTGCGCACCTGGGGCGTCGACCGCCCCCGTCGGATCGCCTCAGTTGTGGCTGGGATCGGCGGGGAACGTCGCCACCGCCGCCAACAAGCCGCCCTGACGCCGCCAGACCATGGACCACAGGTCCTCGGGACGCGAGGCGAACGGGTCGCTCGGCAACGAGTCGAACACCATCCACGCACCGTCGTCGATCTCGTCGTTGAGTTGGCCGGGCCCCCAGCTGGCGTAGCCGGCGAAGACCCGCATACCGTCCAGTCGCTGCGCCAGTGGTTCGGGATCGGCCCCGAGGTCCAATGTGCCCAGACGGCCGGAGAAGGGCTTGAATGAGGCCGGGACCCCCTGGTCGCTGCGCATCCACCCCAACGCGATGGCCGCCTCGGGTTGGACCGGTCCGCCTTCGAAGAGCACGGCGGGTTCCTGCGCGAGCAGGCTCCAGTCGCCGAGCACCTCCGCGACCGGGACCTCGGTGGCACGGTTGAGCACGACGCCCAACGATCCGGAGGGCTCGTTGCCCACCAGTAGCACCACGGTTCGCTCGAAGTTCGGGTCCTGCAAGGCCGGCGTTGCCACCAGTAGCTGTCCCACCAGCGACTCCGATGCCTGATGTTCGACCATGCCCGGTTCCTGTGACGCCATTGCCTTACCTCCTCCCTGTTTCGCGACCGTACAAGCTCTCCCCGCACGCTATCTAATCCGGCCGACAATGCAAACAGCGTCTCGCACTTTCTTCCCCATAGACCATGGAACCGTCAATAATCCGACAGGGGATTGATGTTGACTCGCGCTTTCGTTGACGGCAACCGAGATTGCAGTTCAGCAGCGCGGGCGGGGACCGGCATCGTCGTCCCTGCACAGTCCATTGATGACACGGGCGTCCGCGGCGGCACCGTCCGACACGGCGGTCACTCGGGTGACCTCACCGCTCACGCCACCCGATGGTCCGCCCGACCGAGGGGGCTCAGTGTTCACCGCCGATGTCGACCTCATAGGCCTGATACATGAGCTCTGACATCCCCCGACGGTACAACCGCGCCTCCCGTATCAGCTGCCACAGGGACCGCTCAAGCTGCGCGGACTCCACATCGGTGACGACGTCGAGCAACCGGTCCAACCGTTGAGTCAGGCGGTGCCGCTGCCGCAGCAGCCGGTCCGCCAGATACGTCATCCGGGGGGCCTCGCGGCCCAGTTGGCGCTCTGAACCGTCCTCGGCGCTCAACCACTCCCGCAGCGCCCGCAGACCCTGCCCGACACGGGACCGCCACTGTGCCCCGGTCCGGTTGAGGGCGAGCTGTTCCAACCGCGATACGACGGCCTGTTCCCGACTGCCGCCGGTCATCGACAATGCCATGGCGGTACCTCCTCCGCCTGGATGATCCGACCGCCCACGTTCTCGACGCACGGCCTCATCGCCGTCGCCGCCTCATCGTGAGCGGGCTCTCACCATCATCGCGCTGAGCAGCGATAATGTCCAGTCATCGGCGCAGGTTTCCCGAACACGACGCACCGCCCGGTGGGCGCGTTGGTGACGCCACCCGACGAGCGTTCGACGACGTCTACGCGTCGCCGCCGGAGCGCTTCGAGTCCTCGGCCTGGAACTTGTCGTCCAGTTCCTCTTCCTCGACCTCATCGCGTGCGTCGACCGCGGCGGGCTCGTACATCTCCTCACAGATCTGGAGGTAGAGCTCGTTCGGGTCGGGCAGATGCTTGACCTCACGAAGTGCCTGGTCCTGACCGGCCGATTCCATGACGAACGTGCCGTAGTTCATCATGCGGCCCAGTGGGGACTGTTCGTACTTCATGTCGGTGACTCGCAACAGCGGCATCATCGCGACCTTGCGGGTGATGATCCCGCTGATCACCATGACGCGTTTGTTGGTGAGGATGAATCGGTCGAAGTACCAGTCGGCGATCTTCCACGCCGCCCACGACAGCGCCAACAGGTAGAGGATGACCACGATGGTCACCGCCACCTCAGCGCTGCTGCTCTTTCCGAGCAGACCGATGGCGTATCCACCGATGAAGGTGGCGAGGACTCCAACCATCACCACGGGCATCAGGTGGATCCAGTGTCGACGCCACTCGCCGCGATACTTCTCAGTGGGGAACAGGTATCGGGCCGACAGCTGAGACGGTACGTCGGGAACGGCCAAAGTGTCCGGTCCGACCGTCGGCTGTGAGGCGTCGAATCGAAAACCGGTGAGGTCGTCTTCCGCGATGTCCGGAGCTCCATCGGCGGGCCTGCGCTGGTTCGGTGGGTCGGTGACCCGGGCTCCCGGGTCACCCCCAACAGTCTTGTCAGTGTCGGACATGGTCAGCTGACAAGGTTAGAAATGAACGTCGCAAAGCCGGAGCCGATATCGCCGATGCTACCGGCGATCGTCATGACGACGCTGCCGGCGCTCTCCGGCCGGAAGGCTACGAAGAAGACAAGGAATGCTATTCCACCCCAGGTCAGTATTTTTTTCATGTCGGGCGAACCCCCTCCCTCGGCGTCTCGGTTGAACCACAGTGGCCACTCACCCGGATGAGTTGGTAGCCACCGGGACTCGTTGACACCCCAGAGCTTACAGCTGAAGTCGTTTCGACACGAGCCTCAGCTTCAACGAATGGACGAACGGCGTCGGCTAGGCTGACGCTTCTCATGTCACTCATAGTGTCTACGGCCACGGCGGTCCCTTCCCATGGGTCTCGGCCGTTTCAAGGTTAGCCCCCTTTTGCCCCAAGCGCACCCTTGTGCACACCCGGTAACGAACAACGGCCATCTTAAATCACCCGAAAGCCCCAAGTCGGACATTCGCCGGGGTGCGATGACGGAGTGACCAGGGGTAATCGGTGAGTGTCGGATATCCGTCAAACGCGCCAAGCTGTTCCACACAGTGGACCCGGTACGTGAATCCGTTTCATTAAACGGCTCTGGTGCCCCTAATCCACACCGGAAGGCTCAGCCCGCGACGCCGCGAAGCCGCTCCGGTCGGTTCTGCGACCACGCGAACAACGTCATCGCCACGCTGGTCGCGAGGTTGTAGCTGGAGACCAACGGCCTCATCGGCAACGACACCACCTCGTCGGCGCTCCGCCGCAACACGTCGGATACGCCACGACGTTCCGAACCGAACACCAACACCGCGTCGTCGGGAATGGTGACATCGCGAAGATCCCGCCCCTCGGGGTCCAAAGCGAACATCGGTCCCGACGGTGGTGCCCCGGTGGTGGATCGGTCCACCGTGGTCGCGAAGTGGAGCCCGGCCGCCGCGCGCACCACCGTCGGATGCCACGGGTCGAGATCCCCGATCGTCACGACACCACCAATTCCGAACCCGGCGGCCACCCGGACCACCGCCCCCACATTGCCCAGATGCCGTGGATCGTCCAGCACGACGATCGGGCCCGCCGATCCCGCCGCGACACCACCCGACGGACGCTTCGCCAGCGCCGCCATCTTCGTCGGATGTGGACGCGCGACCAGCCTGCCCAGCGCCTCGTCACTGACGGGGCGGGCCGCCGCTGCCATCGCCGCCGCGACGTCGGGGGCCAGGTCGGCGGCGAGGCGATCCAGTTGAGCCGGATCGGCACTGACCATGATCATGACCTCGGCCCCGAACCGCATCGCGTGTTTAATCGCGTGGAAACCGTCCAGCAGCACGCTCGCCTCCCGGGCGGTATTCCACTGCCTGACCAGGTCCGGTTCCGATTCCATCGGCCCAGGGTATTGGCCGCGGCCCGACGCCGGGCCCGACGGGTCGCCCGGCCCGGCAACAGGGCGTCATCGGTCAGCCCGACAACGACAGGTAGCCTGCCAGGATGTCAATCGACTCCACCGACGCACCCGGCGAAGCGGCGGCCGAGTCCCCCGGCGAACCCTCACCGCGTCCCGTGGTGAAGATGAGCTCGGGCGGCAAGATCGCCGGAATCACCGTCACCCTTCTGTGCGCCCTGCTCATGTTCGCCACCACGGCGGTCGGCAACGACTCGTGGTTCCCGTTCGCTCCCATGCGCATGTTCGCCACCGCGGCCAATCCCAACGGGATCATCGAGATCCTGCGGGTCGAGGCGGTCAACGAGAACGGTCAGCGAATGCTGCTGTCCCAGGAGAACTCGGGCATTCGATGGGCCGAGGTCGACGGCCAGCGCGACGCGATGGCCGAGGATCCGGAGCTGGTGAAGACCCTGGCCGACGCCTACGCTCACCACGGTCCGAAGAAGCCGGCGTTGATCGCCGTGGAGATCCTGGTGTCGAACTACTACTTGGAGAACGGTTCCTTGACGGGCAGATGCGAGACCGTACTGGCCGCGTCCTGGTATGTGGGTGAGCCACCGCCCCCCACGGACGGTTCGCTCAGTCCCACCTCGTGCGAGCGGGGGTTGACGTCGACATGGTAGCCGCGACCGAATCGAAGCCGAGCCTGGGAAGGCGCGCCCTGAACTGGGTGACCGCGCCGGTGCCGTACGGACGTATCGCCGCGTTCCGGACACTCTGTTACCTGTACGTGGTCGCCGACATCACCCTGTTCACCAACTGGGTGTACGGGCACGCGGGTGCGCCGGGGAACCTGTACATGCCGCTGTACATCTCGGACTTCCTTCACCTCCCGGTTCCCACACCGGGCCTGGTGCACACGCTGTTCTGGCTGATGGTGGTGCTCGCGCCGCTGGCGGCCACCGGCATCTTCCCTCGGATCCTGGGTACGACGGTCTTCCTGCTGTTCACCGAGTGGATGATCATCGCGATGAGCTACGGGAAGGTCGACCACGACCGGTTCGGCTTCCTGATCGCGCTGGCGGTGATTCCGTGGGTCGGCAAGGCCCGCCAGGGTGATCCGACGTTGAGTCAGGCCGGTGGTTGGGCATTGCGCACCACCCAGTTGGCGGTGGTGTCGACGTACTTCCTCGCCGCGTTGGCGAAGCTGCGCTACGCCGGGTTGGAGTGGCTGACCGGTTCCACGTTGACCCGCGCGATCATGCGTCGCGGCACGATCGCGTCGATCTGGATGTTGAAGATTCCGGGTCTGCTGGTGGTGTCGCAGTTCGGGATTCTGTTGTTCGAGCTAGTCAGTCCCGTGGTGTTCATGGTGCGGGAGAAGTTCCGGCTGTGGATCGTGGCGTTCTTCTATTCGTTCCACGTGGTGGTGTTCTTGACGATCACGATCGCGTTCGTGCCGCATCTGATCGCGATGGCGTCGTTCCTACCGTTGGAGAAGCCGATACAGGCGATCATGCGGGCGCGGGGTAAGGATCCGGAGACGATCGCCGCGAAGGCTCACCCGCAGTTGGCGGCTCCGAAGCAACTCGACGGTGAGGCCGAGACGGCTCCCGCCACCTGAGTTCTCGATGTGAAGGGGGCGGCCCGCAACAGCGGGCCGCCCCCTTTCGTATTCGGCGTAATGGGTACGCCGGTCGTCTTCGGCGTGAGTAGGTCACGCGGCGGCGCGTTGTGCCTCTCGTTGCGCCTGTGACAGCGAGCAGGCGGCGGTGCCCCCGGGCATCCGGTGCCGGTTGCGTGCCACCCATCGGTATGCGGGCCAGGCGATCCAGCGCACCGGCGCGAAGCCGAGTGCCACACCGGCGGCCTTCCACAGGCCGGCAGCGCCTTTGGCGCTTCGCAGCAGTTTCGCGATGGCCTCGGGTCCGGCGGCGGTGGGTTGACCGGGGCTGATCCACTGCACGGCGGCGTCGCACTGTTCCTCGGTGACGCCGAGGGCGGCCAGGTCGCTCCACTGCCATGGCTGTACCGAGGCCGGGGTGTCGACGCGACGATCGATGAAGTCGGCGCACTTGCTGCAGAACGCGCAGTCTCCGTCGTAGAGGAAGACCGTTGACTGGCTCATGGGTCAACAGTAACCCGCGCCGCCGTCGCGGGTTCAGCGTCGTTCCAGGTCGGCGGATCCGGTAGTGGTGCGGTTAACAACGCGGGTTCAGGCACGGACTCCGGCGCCACCGTCGACGACCAGAACCTGCCCGGTGATGTATCCGGCCGACGGTGAACACAGGTAGGCGATGGCCGAGGCGGCCTCGTCGGCGGTGCCGGGCCGCCCGATCGGCATGTCCAGGCCGCGCCGCAACTCGGGCACGGTGGAGGAACCGGTCAGGATCAGGCCGGGGGCGACGGCGTTGACGGTGACTCCGTCGGCGACCAGCTCCATCGACAGGGCACGGGTCAGTCCGGTAACTCCGGCTTTCGCGGCGGCGTAGGCGGCTTCGGCGGGGACTCCGTTGACGACTCCGGCGGTGGCGGCGACGTTGACCACCCGGCCCCAACCGCGTTCGGCCATACCCTGGACGAACGCGCGGCTGACCAGGAACGTGGTCGTCAGGTTGCGTTCCACCTCGTCCTGCCACTCCAGGTAGGACAGTTGAGCGACCGGCCGGAGGATCGCCGGGCCGGTCTTGGAGGCCAGTCCGGCGTTGTTGACGAGGATGTCGACGTCACCGATCTGTTCGGCTATCG
Proteins encoded:
- a CDS encoding PH domain-containing protein, which translates into the protein MSDTDKTVGGDPGARVTDPPNQRRPADGAPDIAEDDLTGFRFDASQPTVGPDTLAVPDVPSQLSARYLFPTEKYRGEWRRHWIHLMPVVMVGVLATFIGGYAIGLLGKSSSAEVAVTIVVILYLLALSWAAWKIADWYFDRFILTNKRVMVISGIITRKVAMMPLLRVTDMKYEQSPLGRMMNYGTFVMESAGQDQALREVKHLPDPNELYLQICEEMYEPAAVDARDEVEEEELDDKFQAEDSKRSGGDA
- the mca gene encoding mycothiol conjugate amidase Mca, which codes for MTEQLRLMCVHAHPDDESSKGAAAMARYVNEGVDVLVATCTGGERGSVLNKKLDRPEVWRDITQIRAKEMERAREILGVKQAWLGFVDSGLPDGWLPDSDIPLPEDCFYLEPLEVAAAPLVRLIRQFRPHVVTTYDEDGGYPHPDHLKTHQITMEAFDAAGDPDRYREFGEAWQPSKLYYNMSFGRARITALHEALLAEGLESPYADWLTNRDWTEDKGPRVTTRVECADFFPVRDDALRAHATQIDPEGWWFQVPLELQQKAWPTEDFELVKSHVETTMPEEDLFAGLR
- the greA gene encoding transcription elongation factor GreA, coding for MVSQNNPTGAWLTQEAHDRLAAELAELIAGRPAMAAEINARREEGDLKENGGYHAAKEEQGKMESRIRYLEDLLRTAEVGEAPSSREVAAGSVVTVAFDEDLDDTETFLLGSREMSGTTDLTVYSPESALGTAILGHAEGDTVTYEAPSGAQLKVKIVKLASFEG
- a CDS encoding uracil-DNA glycosylase; translation: MARPLDEIVESGWAKALEPVADQISAMGEFLRTEVAEGRTYLPAGDNVLRAFSQPFDQVRVLLVGQDPYPTPGHAVGLSFSVAPDVRPIPASLRNIFKEYVSDLGYPQPANGDLTPWAEQGVLLLNRALTTAPGKPGAHRGKGWEKVTEQAIRALAERGGPLVAILWGRDARNLKPMLGGVPCVESAHPSPLSARNGFFGSTPFSRANELLEKQGAEPIDWRLP
- the ilvA gene encoding threonine ammonia-lyase; protein product: MTRLVTIDDVQQAARTLADIVRPTPLEPSRGLSDLDGPVYYKCENVQRAGAYKVRGAYTRISRLTELERAAGVVAASAGNHAQGVAVAAAELGIAATVFMPSGAPLPKVAATRGYGARVELVGSSVEDALAAARDFSQRTGAVFIHPFDHADVIAGQGTVALEIFEQCPEVKTIIAGVGGGGLISGIGVVAKALRPDVRVIGIQAQGSAAYPPSLRAGSPVDLPHAATMADGIRVSRPGTLTFEHVRKLVDDVVTVSEEEISQAVLLLLERNKLLVEPAGAVGVAALLAKAAHVEPPVVVVLSGGNIDPLLLLRLIEHGLAASGRFLRFTVRCPDQPGVLASILGLIAERGGNVIDVMHQRYDPRLALGEVAVALSVETRGEDHAEHLTAALRDAGYHLTFQSLGTL
- a CDS encoding YqgE/AlgH family protein, which encodes MASQEPGMVEHQASESLVGQLLVATPALQDPNFERTVVLLVGNEPSGSLGVVLNRATEVPVAEVLGDWSLLAQEPAVLFEGGPVQPEAAIALGWMRSDQGVPASFKPFSGRLGTLDLGADPEPLAQRLDGMRVFAGYASWGPGQLNDEIDDGAWMVFDSLPSDPFASRPEDLWSMVWRRQGGLLAAVATFPADPSHN
- a CDS encoding TrmH family RNA methyltransferase; the encoded protein is MESEPDLVRQWNTAREASVLLDGFHAIKHAMRFGAEVMIMVSADPAQLDRLAADLAPDVAAAMAAAARPVSDEALGRLVARPHPTKMAALAKRPSGGVAAGSAGPIVVLDDPRHLGNVGAVVRVAAGFGIGGVVTIGDLDPWHPTVVRAAAGLHFATTVDRSTTGAPPSGPMFALDPEGRDLRDVTIPDDAVLVFGSERRGVSDVLRRSADEVVSLPMRPLVSSYNLATSVAMTLFAWSQNRPERLRGVAG
- a CDS encoding SDR family NAD(P)-dependent oxidoreductase, coding for MQPSQLPPDDSGSEDITHPTRYLPAPESEVDSLAGRVALVTGAGSPDGIGFSVARRLRLAGAEVIIVSTTKRIHERAEEIDGTGFVVDLTEDAEVAGLADAIAEQIGDVDILVNNAGLASKTGPAILRPVAQLSYLEWQDEVERNLTTTFLVSRAFVQGMAERGWGRVVNVAATAGVVNGVPAEAAYAAAKAGVTGLTRALSMELVADGVTVNAVAPGLILTGSSTVPELRRGLDMPIGRPGTADEAASAIAYLCSPSAGYITGQVLVVDGGAGVRA
- a CDS encoding MFS transporter permease — protein: MVAATESKPSLGRRALNWVTAPVPYGRIAAFRTLCYLYVVADITLFTNWVYGHAGAPGNLYMPLYISDFLHLPVPTPGLVHTLFWLMVVLAPLAATGIFPRILGTTVFLLFTEWMIIAMSYGKVDHDRFGFLIALAVIPWVGKARQGDPTLSQAGGWALRTTQLAVVSTYFLAALAKLRYAGLEWLTGSTLTRAIMRRGTIASIWMLKIPGLLVVSQFGILLFELVSPVVFMVREKFRLWIVAFFYSFHVVVFLTITIAFVPHLIAMASFLPLEKPIQAIMRARGKDPETIAAKAHPQLAAPKQLDGEAETAPAT
- a CDS encoding thiol-disulfide oxidoreductase DCC family protein; the protein is MSQSTVFLYDGDCAFCSKCADFIDRRVDTPASVQPWQWSDLAALGVTEEQCDAAVQWISPGQPTAAGPEAIAKLLRSAKGAAGLWKAAGVALGFAPVRWIAWPAYRWVARNRHRMPGGTAACSLSQAQREAQRAAA
- a CDS encoding DUF4307 domain-containing protein: MDETRDTIGQFPPGRYGRRRAGAVVGPGNNATRRVSKWLTGLAALVVVIAGVAIAYKLYDQYGDREYHGQVLAFETAENSVSITFEVYKPAGESAVCRVRARSADGAQVGMAEVLITATEPRLTVEYVLATTDKPVTGELQRCYAASLADFS